One genomic region from Thermomicrobium sp. 4228-Ro encodes:
- the cas10 gene encoding type III-A CRISPR-associated protein Cas10/Csm1, with protein MDEFQTLLVAALLHDLGKLWQRTGQRHGDRYVGYGPSDYGHNGAHAKWSADAVEEWLPQWRAAADAILRHHQPTDRLARLVALADRLSAAEPDDAESDQPPVPPGGGALWAATRPGQRQLRSIFTRLQLAGAPDPAPAYWPLAPLALAPEVLFPNASPVDEASERQGYEALWQRLVEDLETIPATLDFDARLTTVLHLLHRYTWCVPSAYYRQNVADISLYDHLRTTAAIAAALDRSGLDDETLAALLEHQLPHWDSPRLALLAADVTGIQRFLYTLTAARAARSLRGRSFFLQLVTEAVGRWLLRRLDLPIVNLLYAGGGRCYLLTQLPSDDQLTALRHDLDRILLATTDGELYLALACRPLACADLAEPERFRAAWNALHAALQEAKARKFAALDPVELADRLFAPRGIGGPEPPCAICRREDPRARREDDERICRRCDSLIDLGTALRRARWLFLREVQPLSPDDAASPSYQSTLQALGLELHLAETDDELRALVQLGPGTLLRIDDTDFLTGPALDVAEASGTIGLGFAFLANVVPLDPDGSVTEFATIATSGAGASGLGILRMDVDDLGRLFAEGLGQHLSLSRLASLSSGLRLFFEGWLAELARHWNRTKRPVYLVYAGGDDVFAVGHWQSMASFARTVRDDFHRFTQDNPSLHLSAGIAVVPEHAPLYQAADDAREALEAAKLRSEDGRVVKNAVTFLGRTLDWSRFSTVAARVEQLASFVARGELPRSFLHGLAAIGRLYEEAHDEAQRRGTLRPGQLVYGRWLWLAAYFLARAAERLPEGSAAREWIERLRDEIRHPDVIATLWLAARWAELATRKEEKG; from the coding sequence GTGGACGAGTTCCAGACGCTTCTCGTCGCTGCGCTGCTGCACGATCTTGGCAAGCTCTGGCAACGGACCGGCCAACGCCACGGCGACCGCTACGTGGGATACGGCCCCAGCGACTACGGGCACAACGGTGCCCACGCCAAGTGGAGCGCCGACGCAGTCGAAGAGTGGCTCCCGCAGTGGCGCGCTGCAGCGGACGCGATCCTCCGCCACCATCAGCCGACCGACCGGCTCGCTCGCCTCGTCGCCCTGGCCGACCGCCTCTCGGCTGCCGAGCCCGACGATGCCGAGTCCGACCAGCCGCCGGTACCGCCCGGTGGAGGGGCGCTCTGGGCAGCCACGCGCCCCGGGCAACGCCAGTTGCGCAGTATCTTCACCCGCCTGCAGCTCGCCGGTGCCCCCGATCCCGCACCGGCCTACTGGCCGCTCGCGCCACTCGCGCTCGCGCCGGAGGTGCTCTTCCCCAATGCGTCACCTGTCGACGAGGCCAGCGAGCGGCAGGGCTACGAAGCACTCTGGCAGCGTCTCGTCGAGGATCTCGAGACCATCCCAGCGACGCTCGACTTCGACGCGCGTCTCACCACCGTGCTCCATCTCCTCCACCGCTACACCTGGTGCGTCCCTTCGGCGTACTACCGGCAGAACGTCGCCGATATCTCGCTCTACGACCACCTCCGCACCACCGCAGCGATCGCCGCTGCGCTCGACCGCTCCGGTCTCGACGACGAAACGCTCGCGGCACTGCTCGAGCACCAGCTGCCGCACTGGGACAGCCCGCGCCTGGCGCTGCTGGCAGCCGACGTCACCGGTATCCAGCGCTTCCTCTACACGCTCACCGCTGCACGGGCCGCCCGCAGCCTGCGCGGGCGCTCCTTCTTCCTCCAGCTCGTCACCGAGGCGGTCGGTCGCTGGCTCCTCCGCCGCCTCGACCTCCCCATCGTCAACCTGCTCTACGCTGGCGGCGGCCGCTGCTACCTGCTCACCCAGCTGCCGAGCGACGACCAGCTGACCGCCCTCCGCCACGACCTCGACCGGATCCTCCTCGCCACGACCGACGGCGAGCTGTACCTCGCGCTCGCCTGCCGCCCGCTCGCCTGTGCCGATCTCGCCGAACCGGAGCGCTTCCGCGCCGCCTGGAACGCCTTGCACGCCGCCCTCCAGGAGGCCAAGGCACGCAAGTTCGCCGCGCTCGATCCGGTCGAACTGGCCGATCGCTTGTTCGCCCCGCGCGGGATCGGCGGTCCCGAGCCGCCCTGCGCCATCTGCCGCCGCGAGGATCCGCGAGCGCGCCGCGAGGACGACGAGCGGATCTGTCGCCGCTGCGATTCCCTGATCGACCTCGGCACGGCCCTGCGCCGCGCCCGCTGGCTCTTCCTGCGCGAGGTCCAGCCGCTCTCCCCGGACGACGCGGCGAGCCCCAGCTACCAGTCGACGCTCCAGGCGCTCGGGCTCGAGCTCCATCTCGCCGAAACGGACGACGAGCTGAGAGCCTTGGTACAGCTCGGGCCAGGAACGCTCCTCCGGATCGACGACACCGACTTCTTGACCGGTCCGGCACTCGACGTCGCCGAGGCCAGCGGCACCATCGGGCTCGGTTTCGCCTTCCTCGCCAACGTCGTGCCGCTCGATCCCGACGGCTCGGTGACCGAGTTCGCGACCATCGCGACCTCCGGTGCGGGGGCGAGTGGACTCGGCATCCTGCGCATGGACGTCGACGACCTGGGTCGGCTCTTCGCCGAGGGGCTGGGCCAGCACCTCTCCCTCTCGCGGCTCGCCAGTCTCTCCAGCGGCCTCCGGCTCTTCTTCGAAGGCTGGCTGGCCGAGCTGGCCCGGCACTGGAACCGGACGAAGCGCCCGGTCTACCTCGTCTACGCTGGTGGCGACGACGTCTTCGCGGTCGGGCACTGGCAGAGCATGGCCAGCTTCGCCCGCACCGTCCGCGACGACTTCCACCGCTTCACGCAGGACAACCCCTCGCTCCACTTGTCGGCCGGGATCGCCGTCGTCCCCGAGCACGCCCCGCTCTATCAGGCCGCTGACGACGCGCGGGAGGCCCTCGAGGCAGCCAAGCTGCGGAGCGAGGACGGTCGTGTGGTCAAGAATGCCGTCACCTTCCTCGGCCGTACGCTCGACTGGTCGCGCTTCAGTACCGTCGCCGCGCGGGTCGAGCAGCTCGCCAGCTTCGTCGCACGCGGGGAACTCCCGCGCTCCTTCCTCCACGGCCTCGCTGCGATCGGCCGACTCTACGAGGAGGCGCACGACGAGGCGCAGCGCCGGGGCACGCTGCGCCCCGGCCAGTTGGTGTACGGTCGCTGGTTGTGGCTCGCCGCCTACTTCCTCGCTCGGGCTGCCGAACGGTTACCGGAAGGCTCTGCCGCCCGCGAGTGGATCGAGCGTCTGCGCGACGAGATCCGGCATCCCGACGTCATCGCGACCCTCTGGCTCGCTGCCCGCTGGGCCGAACTCGCCACGCGAAAGGAGGAGAAGGGATGA
- the csm2 gene encoding type III-A CRISPR-associated protein Csm2 — MSVQRPASGQARGGGRPGFEPPTEEEIRRIVVEGDPLTLVQVAERVGRDLARPGGNPRSPDALATSQIRSVFGKVRELDIHVRTAAASVTELDQETYRELQLLRPKLAYQAARTNGKGVQWLKETLEPAILLVERDRERFQHFVDFFEAILAYHKAYGGQ; from the coding sequence ATGAGTGTGCAGCGTCCAGCCTCTGGACAGGCTCGTGGGGGAGGCCGTCCTGGCTTCGAGCCGCCGACCGAAGAGGAGATCCGACGCATCGTGGTCGAGGGCGATCCGCTCACGCTCGTGCAGGTGGCGGAACGGGTCGGCCGCGACCTCGCCCGACCCGGCGGCAATCCGCGGAGTCCGGACGCGTTAGCGACGAGTCAGATCCGCTCCGTCTTCGGCAAAGTCCGAGAACTCGACATACACGTCCGTACGGCAGCAGCATCGGTGACCGAACTCGACCAGGAAACGTACCGGGAACTCCAGTTGCTCCGCCCCAAGCTCGCCTACCAGGCGGCACGCACGAATGGCAAAGGGGTACAGTGGCTCAAGGAGACACTCGAGCCCGCCATCCTGCTCGTCGAGCGCGACCGCGAGCGCTTCCAGCACTTCGTCGACTTCTTCGAGGCCATTCTCGCCTATCACAAGGCATACGGTGGACAGTGA
- the csm3 gene encoding type III-A CRISPR-associated RAMP protein Csm3 translates to MDSEGRAPTSATARPANRNATILGRIRLTGIVRAITGLRIGGAAGGLAIGALDNPVVRDPLTNQPYVPGSSLKGKLRSLSERIEGLTTNWRINNVYIHVCAGDRQDGRNPTYDNCPVCPVFGVPGDQYPSAPTRLVVRDAFLTESSVRELEALRLDLPYSEIKWEAAIDRVTSAAVPRQVERVPAGAAFACEMVYTLYEPRDVDRFWTVARALALLEDDYLGSYGSRGSGKVRFENLTLSVRPRPHYDQPVAQLPQRTFDSVDALLAARDDVLAWLREAAGLAGQAG, encoded by the coding sequence GTGGACAGTGAGGGGAGGGCACCCACGAGCGCGACGGCTCGACCGGCGAACCGGAACGCGACGATCCTCGGCCGGATCCGCCTGACCGGTATCGTCCGCGCGATCACCGGCTTACGCATCGGCGGTGCAGCTGGCGGGCTCGCCATCGGTGCACTCGACAATCCGGTCGTCCGCGACCCCCTCACCAACCAACCCTACGTCCCGGGTTCCTCGCTCAAGGGGAAACTCCGCTCGCTGTCCGAGCGCATCGAGGGACTGACGACCAACTGGCGGATCAACAATGTCTACATCCATGTCTGTGCCGGTGACCGGCAAGACGGCCGCAATCCGACCTATGACAACTGCCCGGTCTGCCCAGTCTTCGGCGTTCCGGGCGACCAATATCCCTCCGCACCGACCCGGCTGGTGGTGCGCGACGCCTTCCTCACCGAGTCGAGCGTACGCGAGCTCGAGGCGCTGCGGCTCGACCTACCCTATTCCGAGATCAAGTGGGAAGCCGCGATCGATCGTGTCACTTCGGCAGCCGTGCCCCGGCAGGTCGAGCGTGTCCCGGCCGGTGCCGCCTTTGCCTGCGAGATGGTCTACACCCTCTACGAGCCCCGCGACGTCGACCGCTTCTGGACGGTCGCCCGCGCCCTCGCGCTCCTCGAGGACGACTACCTCGGGAGCTACGGCTCGCGCGGCAGCGGCAAGGTCCGCTTCGAGAACCTGACGCTCAGCGTCCGCCCGCGCCCGCACTACGACCAGCCGGTCGCCCAGCTCCCCCAGCGGACCTTCGACTCGGTCGACGCGCTGCTCGCGGCACGCGATGACGTGCTCGCCTGGTTGCGCGAGGCAGCCGGTCTCGCCGGGCAGGCAGGGTGA
- the csm4 gene encoding type III-A CRISPR-associated RAMP protein Csm4 yields the protein MPTVTTYLLRFRGPLHVAERGVGIEETAEFVHSDTLFSALCSVVRLGWGESELQRFLAPFRAGEPSFLFSSAFPFAGSVRFLPKPQLALPSPPPDDARKRLRQTRWVSLGLFQAWLSGELPGDAFAPAAFLPPVAAWLLPSERRALPRSFTRDGIPLWVRDVVPRVAIDRVTNASQVFRSGRLRFGPDCGLFVLVEWRDASWRPLVEAALAELGQLGLGGLRSTGHGQFSLEPGEEIDVPEREQAPGLVTLSLYAPTRSELAAGVLGPFARFDLALRGGWIASPDGASYRRRELRMVSEGSVVARPPGTTVLGQLVDVTPEVMRTVHPVYRYGYAFTVPVDLKE from the coding sequence ATGCCGACGGTCACTACCTACCTCCTCCGTTTCCGCGGACCGCTCCACGTCGCCGAACGGGGCGTCGGGATCGAGGAGACCGCCGAGTTCGTCCACTCGGACACGCTCTTCAGCGCCCTCTGCTCGGTGGTCCGTCTCGGGTGGGGAGAGAGCGAGCTGCAGCGCTTCCTCGCGCCGTTCCGCGCCGGTGAACCGTCATTCCTCTTCTCCAGCGCCTTCCCCTTCGCCGGGTCCGTCCGCTTCCTGCCCAAACCGCAGCTGGCGCTTCCCAGTCCGCCGCCCGATGACGCGCGCAAGCGGCTCCGCCAGACCCGCTGGGTCTCGCTCGGACTGTTCCAGGCCTGGCTCAGCGGCGAGCTGCCGGGCGACGCCTTCGCTCCAGCGGCCTTCCTCCCCCCTGTCGCAGCCTGGCTCCTTCCCAGCGAGCGTCGTGCCCTTCCCCGGAGCTTCACCCGTGACGGCATCCCGCTCTGGGTCCGCGACGTCGTCCCCCGCGTTGCCATCGACCGCGTCACCAATGCCTCGCAGGTGTTCCGCTCGGGCCGGCTCCGCTTCGGACCGGACTGCGGCCTCTTCGTCCTCGTCGAATGGCGCGACGCGAGCTGGCGCCCGCTCGTCGAGGCAGCGCTCGCCGAGCTGGGGCAGCTGGGACTGGGCGGCTTGCGCTCGACCGGCCACGGCCAGTTCTCCCTGGAGCCAGGCGAAGAGATCGATGTCCCGGAACGGGAACAGGCTCCTGGCCTGGTGACGCTCTCCCTCTACGCTCCTACCCGGTCCGAACTCGCGGCCGGAGTCCTGGGCCCGTTCGCCCGCTTCGACCTCGCCCTCCGCGGCGGCTGGATCGCCTCGCCCGACGGCGCGAGCTACCGGCGCCGCGAACTGCGCATGGTCAGCGAGGGCTCGGTCGTGGCACGACCGCCGGGGACGACCGTCCTCGGGCAGCTCGTCGACGTCACGCCGGAGGTCATGCGCACCGTGCATCCGGTCTACCGTTACGGGTACGCCTTCACCGTCCCGGTCGACCTGAAGGAGTAG
- the csm5 gene encoding type III-A CRISPR-associated RAMP protein Csm5, which produces MSEPARARPLLALRSYQLELEVLSPLHVGAGGPPLVGGYDVVADAARGRFYLIDVERLIAERMTEERIRRGEDPRVDNLITSDEWPQYTRAVLPGPRGQDVASQTRQHWTLLPFARDARGHPYLPGSSLKGALRTALAYALLREELRSLAQQGQPQRFEGTPIGRALLDQLGAERRPSREWFARPLETRLFQQSEQFDPNHDLLRALRPADSAPLPPDATVVEQVGIYRLTGDGLQLVSRKHRWLVEALPEGTRLQLRLDLDFGVARGLPAQERKVVEIEQLFRACREFAWRLVGVELRRMQETRSQVTGFYRELAERIREAARAATPETYLQLGWGTGWRAKTIGPLLELSDVEDGREVLAQLVTGLRLGRGQQKLPFPRTRRFVERNSQAARPLGWVCLRLLAAPAGADA; this is translated from the coding sequence ATGTCGGAACCCGCTCGCGCTCGTCCGCTCCTCGCACTCCGTTCCTACCAGCTCGAACTCGAAGTCCTCTCCCCGCTCCACGTCGGCGCCGGTGGACCGCCGCTCGTCGGTGGCTACGACGTCGTCGCCGATGCCGCGCGGGGACGCTTCTACCTCATCGACGTCGAGCGCCTCATCGCCGAGCGGATGACCGAGGAGCGGATCCGCCGCGGCGAGGATCCCCGCGTCGACAACCTGATCACGTCGGACGAATGGCCCCAGTACACCCGTGCAGTCCTGCCCGGTCCGCGCGGCCAGGACGTCGCGAGCCAGACCCGCCAGCACTGGACCCTGCTCCCCTTCGCACGCGACGCACGCGGCCATCCCTATCTCCCCGGCAGCAGCCTCAAGGGCGCGCTGCGCACCGCGCTCGCCTACGCCCTCCTCCGCGAGGAGCTCCGGTCTCTCGCGCAACAGGGACAGCCGCAACGGTTCGAAGGGACACCGATCGGGCGTGCGCTCCTCGACCAGCTCGGAGCGGAGAGGCGACCCAGCCGTGAATGGTTCGCCCGCCCGCTCGAGACACGCCTCTTCCAGCAGAGCGAGCAGTTCGACCCCAACCACGACCTCTTGCGCGCCCTCCGGCCAGCCGACTCCGCCCCGCTCCCACCCGACGCGACCGTCGTCGAGCAGGTGGGGATCTACCGGCTGACCGGTGATGGCCTCCAGCTCGTCAGCCGGAAGCACCGCTGGCTGGTCGAGGCACTCCCCGAGGGGACGCGACTCCAGCTCCGGCTCGACCTCGACTTCGGCGTCGCACGTGGACTGCCCGCGCAGGAACGAAAGGTCGTCGAGATCGAGCAGCTCTTCCGTGCCTGCCGCGAGTTCGCCTGGCGACTCGTGGGTGTCGAGTTGCGACGCATGCAAGAGACGCGGAGCCAGGTCACCGGCTTCTACCGCGAGCTGGCGGAGCGCATCCGGGAGGCTGCCCGCGCCGCGACGCCGGAAACCTACCTCCAGCTCGGCTGGGGCACCGGCTGGCGCGCCAAGACGATCGGCCCGCTGCTCGAACTCTCCGACGTCGAGGACGGCCGAGAGGTCCTCGCCCAGCTGGTCACGGGACTCCGGCTCGGGCGCGGCCAGCAGAAACTACCCTTCCCGCGCACGCGTCGCTTCGTTGAACGGAACAGCCAGGCTGCCCGCCCGCTCGGCTGGGTCTGCCTGCGCCTGCTCGCCGCACCAGCCGGTGCAGATGCCTGA